Proteins encoded by one window of Modestobacter marinus:
- a CDS encoding LCP family protein, translated as MTPSSTTDAGQDSPGRRPPRSRAVRWALAVTAALVLLTVVDLAVLAGRVDRVAVSTTTGPGTTWVLVGLDSRAVLPAGASAEQFGTTDDVPGARADVVLVVHSDGDGTTVLSVPRDLVLTAGETSGRLALSWLDGPQATVDSLCGLGIPTDHLVSVDLAGFAEIVDATGGLAVDVPAPVRDPAAGLELTEAGLQQVDGRTALAMVRSRHPEQLVGGRWVPAPVDPDGRASAAGQVVDALVDRVQGTLTRPWELQRVAWAATGALTADEGTSARDLAALATWDLGPVTVLPVGDPVDDTLLRFPSPATADVIAAAGMSCAG; from the coding sequence ATGACCCCCAGCAGCACGACGGACGCCGGCCAGGACTCTCCTGGCCGGCGTCCGCCGCGTTCCCGGGCGGTGCGGTGGGCGCTCGCCGTCACGGCTGCGCTCGTCCTCCTGACGGTCGTCGACCTCGCGGTCCTGGCCGGTCGGGTGGACCGGGTGGCGGTCTCGACCACCACGGGCCCGGGGACGACGTGGGTGCTGGTCGGCCTGGACTCGCGGGCCGTCCTCCCGGCCGGTGCCTCGGCCGAGCAGTTCGGCACCACCGACGACGTCCCCGGCGCCCGGGCCGACGTCGTGCTGGTGGTGCACTCCGACGGGGACGGCACCACGGTCCTCTCGGTGCCGCGTGACCTGGTGCTCACCGCCGGGGAGACGTCCGGTCGGCTGGCCCTCAGCTGGCTCGACGGCCCGCAGGCCACGGTCGACTCCCTGTGCGGTCTCGGCATCCCCACCGACCACCTGGTGAGCGTGGACCTGGCCGGGTTCGCCGAGATCGTCGACGCCACGGGCGGGCTGGCGGTCGACGTCCCGGCTCCCGTGCGGGACCCCGCTGCCGGGCTGGAGCTCACCGAGGCCGGCCTCCAGCAGGTGGACGGCCGGACCGCCCTGGCGATGGTGCGCTCCCGCCACCCCGAGCAGCTGGTCGGCGGCCGGTGGGTGCCCGCGCCGGTCGACCCGGACGGCCGCGCCTCGGCGGCCGGGCAGGTGGTCGACGCCCTGGTCGACCGGGTGCAGGGCACGCTGACCCGGCCGTGGGAGCTGCAGCGGGTCGCCTGGGCGGCCACCGGCGCGCTGACCGCGGACGAGGGCACCTCGGCCCGTGACCTGGCCGCGCTGGCCACGTGGGACCTCGGGCCGGTGACCGTGCTGCCGGTCGGCGACCCGGTGGACGACACGCTGCTCCGCTTCCCGTCCCCGGCGACGGCCGACGTCATCGCCGCCGCCGGCATGTCCTGCGCCGGCTGA
- a CDS encoding DUF2631 domain-containing protein: MSEHSGRGQGHQTSARVIEQSTREEGIVRAGATPVHDEHPADWGWHAESGRVGRITGWLMVLALLALLFGNHDGQVENLWILGFALTLVVMLLWDVRRRKNAWRSR, encoded by the coding sequence GTGAGCGAGCACAGCGGCCGGGGACAGGGTCACCAGACGAGCGCCCGGGTGATCGAGCAGTCCACCCGCGAGGAGGGCATCGTCCGCGCCGGCGCGACGCCGGTCCACGACGAGCACCCCGCGGACTGGGGCTGGCACGCCGAGTCGGGTCGGGTCGGCCGGATCACCGGCTGGCTGATGGTGCTGGCCCTGCTGGCCCTGCTCTTCGGCAACCACGACGGCCAGGTCGAGAACCTGTGGATCCTCGGCTTCGCGCTCACCCTCGTGGTCATGCTGCTGTGGGACGTGCGCCGGCGGAAGAACGCCTGGCGCTCGCGCTGA